In Ovis aries strain OAR_USU_Benz2616 breed Rambouillet chromosome 8, ARS-UI_Ramb_v3.0, whole genome shotgun sequence, a single window of DNA contains:
- the SLC22A2 gene encoding solute carrier family 22 member 2 isoform X4: MPTVDDILEHIGEFNFFQKQTFFLLCLLSAAFTPIYVGIVFLGFTPDHRCQSPGVAELSRRCGWSLVEELNYTVPGPGPEGQCLRYEVDWNQSALGCLDPLAGLATNGSALPLGPCAQGWLYDTSGSSIVTEFNLVCADSWMLDLFQSAVNVGFFIGSMSIGYIADRFGRKLCLLITILINASSGVLMAISPNYTWMLIFRLIQGLVSKAGWLIGYILITEFVGLRYRRTVGIVYQVAFTVGLLVLAGVAYALPHWRWLQLTVTLPNFCFLLYYWCVPESPRWLISQNKNAKAMKIIKHIAKKNGKPLPGSLQSLRPDEEVGEKLNPSFLDLVRTPQIRKHTLILMYNWFTSSVLYQGLIMHMGLAGSNIYLDFFYSALVEFPAAFLIILTIDRIGRRYPWAISNMVAGAACLASVFIPEDLHWLRVTAACLGRMGITMAYEMVCLVNAELYPTFIRNLGVLVCSSMCDIGGILTPFLVYRLTDIWHELPLVVFGQEKTKKR; this comes from the exons ATGCCGACGGTGGACGACATCCTAGAGCACATCGGAGAATTCAACTTTTTCCAGAAACAAACGTTCTTCCTCCTCTGTCTGCTCTCAGCCGCCTTCACCCCCATCTATGTGGGCATCGTCTTCCTGGGCTTCACCCCGGACCACCGCTGCCAGAGCCCGGGGGTGGCGGAGCTGAGCCGGCGATGCGGCTGGAGCCTGGTGGAAGAGCTCAACTACACGGTGCCGGGCCCGGGGCCCGAGGGCCAGTGCCTCCGCTACGAGGTGGACTGGAACCAGAGCGCCCTCGGCTGCCTGGACCCGCTAGCAGGCCTGGCCACCAACGGCAGCGCCCTACCCCTGGGCCCCTGCGCGCAGGGCTGGTTGTACGACACGTCCGGCTCCTCCATCGTGACCGAG TTTAACCTAGTGTGTGCCGACTCCTGGATGCTGGACCTGTTTCAGTCGGCGGTGAATGTAGGATTTTTTATCGGTTCTATGAGTATCGGCTACATAGCAGACAG GTTTGGCCGTAAGCTCTGCCTCTTGATTACAATCCTCATAAACGCTTCATCTGGAGTGCTCATGGCCATCTCCCCAAACTACACTTGGATGCTAATTTTTCGCTTGATTCAAGGACTGGTCAGCAAAGCAGGCTGGTTAATAGGCTACATCCTGA TTACAGAATTTGTTGGGCTGAGATACCGGAGGACAGTGGGGATTGTCTACCAAGTGGCCTTCACGGTTGGACTCCTTGTGCTTGCTGGGGTGGCCTATGCGCTTCCGCACTGGAGGTGGCTTCAGCTCACCGTGACTCTGCCCAACTTCTGCTTCTTGCTCTATTACTG GTGTGTACCTGAGTCTCCTCGGTGGCTGATCTCCCAGAACAAAAATGCAAAAGCCATGAAGATCATTAAGCATATtgcaaagaaaaatggaaaacccTTGCCCGGATCTCTTCAG AGCCTCAGACCCGATGAGGAAGTTGGCGAGAAGTTGAATCCTTCATTTCTTGACTTGGTCAGAACCCCTCAAATAAGGAAACACACCTTGATCTTGATGTACAACTG GTTCACGAGCTCTGTTCTCTACCAGGGCCTCATCATGCACATGGGCCTTGCAGGGAGCAACATCTACCTGGACTTCTTCTACTCTGCCCTGGTCGAGTTCCCTGCCGCCTTCCTCATCATCCTCACCATTGACCGCATAGGTCGCCGTTATCCATGGGCCATATCAAATATGGTGGCGGGGGCAGCCTGTCTAGCCTCGGTTTTCATCCCTGAGG ATCTACACTGGCTAAGAGTTACGGCTGCTTGCCTGGGTCGGATGGGGATCACAATGGCCTATGAGATGGTCTGCCTGGTCAACGCAGAACTGTACCCCACGTTCATCAG GAACCTCGGGGTCCTCGTCTGCTCCTCCATGTGTGACATCGGGGGCATCCTCACCCCCTTCCTGGTCTACAGGCTCACCGACATCTGGCACGAGCTCCCCCTGGTGGTTTTCG gtcaggaaaaaacaaagaaaagatga
- the SLC22A2 gene encoding solute carrier family 22 member 2 isoform X3 — translation MPTVDDILEHIGEFNFFQKQTFFLLCLLSAAFTPIYVGIVFLGFTPDHRCQSPGVAELSRRCGWSLVEELNYTVPGPGPEGQCLRYEVDWNQSALGCLDPLAGLATNGSALPLGPCAQGWLYDTSGSSIVTEFNLVCADSWMLDLFQSAVNVGFFIGSMSIGYIADRFGRKLCLLITILINASSGVLMAISPNYTWMLIFRLIQGLVSKAGWLIGYILITEFVGLRYRRTVGIVYQVAFTVGLLVLAGVAYALPHWRWLQLTVTLPNFCFLLYYWCVPESPRWLISQNKNAKAMKIIKHIAKKNGKPLPGSLQSLRPDEEVGEKLNPSFLDLVRTPQIRKHTLILMYNWFTSSVLYQGLIMHMGLAGSNIYLDFFYSALVEFPAAFLIILTIDRIGRRYPWAISNMVAGAACLASVFIPEDLHWLRVTAACLGRMGITMAYEMVCLVNAELYPTFIRNLGVLVCSSMCDIGGILTPFLVYRLTDIWHELPLVVFAVVGLIAGGLVLLLPETKGRTLPETIEEVENMKRTSLMAQW, via the exons ATGCCGACGGTGGACGACATCCTAGAGCACATCGGAGAATTCAACTTTTTCCAGAAACAAACGTTCTTCCTCCTCTGTCTGCTCTCAGCCGCCTTCACCCCCATCTATGTGGGCATCGTCTTCCTGGGCTTCACCCCGGACCACCGCTGCCAGAGCCCGGGGGTGGCGGAGCTGAGCCGGCGATGCGGCTGGAGCCTGGTGGAAGAGCTCAACTACACGGTGCCGGGCCCGGGGCCCGAGGGCCAGTGCCTCCGCTACGAGGTGGACTGGAACCAGAGCGCCCTCGGCTGCCTGGACCCGCTAGCAGGCCTGGCCACCAACGGCAGCGCCCTACCCCTGGGCCCCTGCGCGCAGGGCTGGTTGTACGACACGTCCGGCTCCTCCATCGTGACCGAG TTTAACCTAGTGTGTGCCGACTCCTGGATGCTGGACCTGTTTCAGTCGGCGGTGAATGTAGGATTTTTTATCGGTTCTATGAGTATCGGCTACATAGCAGACAG GTTTGGCCGTAAGCTCTGCCTCTTGATTACAATCCTCATAAACGCTTCATCTGGAGTGCTCATGGCCATCTCCCCAAACTACACTTGGATGCTAATTTTTCGCTTGATTCAAGGACTGGTCAGCAAAGCAGGCTGGTTAATAGGCTACATCCTGA TTACAGAATTTGTTGGGCTGAGATACCGGAGGACAGTGGGGATTGTCTACCAAGTGGCCTTCACGGTTGGACTCCTTGTGCTTGCTGGGGTGGCCTATGCGCTTCCGCACTGGAGGTGGCTTCAGCTCACCGTGACTCTGCCCAACTTCTGCTTCTTGCTCTATTACTG GTGTGTACCTGAGTCTCCTCGGTGGCTGATCTCCCAGAACAAAAATGCAAAAGCCATGAAGATCATTAAGCATATtgcaaagaaaaatggaaaacccTTGCCCGGATCTCTTCAG AGCCTCAGACCCGATGAGGAAGTTGGCGAGAAGTTGAATCCTTCATTTCTTGACTTGGTCAGAACCCCTCAAATAAGGAAACACACCTTGATCTTGATGTACAACTG GTTCACGAGCTCTGTTCTCTACCAGGGCCTCATCATGCACATGGGCCTTGCAGGGAGCAACATCTACCTGGACTTCTTCTACTCTGCCCTGGTCGAGTTCCCTGCCGCCTTCCTCATCATCCTCACCATTGACCGCATAGGTCGCCGTTATCCATGGGCCATATCAAATATGGTGGCGGGGGCAGCCTGTCTAGCCTCGGTTTTCATCCCTGAGG ATCTACACTGGCTAAGAGTTACGGCTGCTTGCCTGGGTCGGATGGGGATCACAATGGCCTATGAGATGGTCTGCCTGGTCAACGCAGAACTGTACCCCACGTTCATCAG GAACCTCGGGGTCCTCGTCTGCTCCTCCATGTGTGACATCGGGGGCATCCTCACCCCCTTCCTGGTCTACAGGCTCACCGACATCTGGCACGAGCTCCCCCTGGTGGTTTTCG CTGTGGTTGGCCTGATTGCTGGAGGACTGGTGCTGTTGCTCCCAGAAACCAAAGGGAGGACTTTGCCTGAGACCATTGAGGAAGTTGAGAACATGAAGAG gacttccctgatggctcagtggtaa
- the SLC22A2 gene encoding solute carrier family 22 member 2 isoform X1 produces MPTVDDILEHIGEFNFFQKQTFFLLCLLSAAFTPIYVGIVFLGFTPDHRCQSPGVAELSRRCGWSLVEELNYTVPGPGPEGQCLRYEVDWNQSALGCLDPLAGLATNGSALPLGPCAQGWLYDTSGSSIVTEFNLVCADSWMLDLFQSAVNVGFFIGSMSIGYIADRFGRKLCLLITILINASSGVLMAISPNYTWMLIFRLIQGLVSKAGWLIGYILITEFVGLRYRRTVGIVYQVAFTVGLLVLAGVAYALPHWRWLQLTVTLPNFCFLLYYWCVPESPRWLISQNKNAKAMKIIKHIAKKNGKPLPGSLQSLRPDEEVGEKLNPSFLDLVRTPQIRKHTLILMYNWFTSSVLYQGLIMHMGLAGSNIYLDFFYSALVEFPAAFLIILTIDRIGRRYPWAISNMVAGAACLASVFIPEDLHWLRVTAACLGRMGITMAYEMVCLVNAELYPTFIRNLGVLVCSSMCDIGGILTPFLVYRLTDIWHELPLVVFAVVGLIAGGLVLLLPETKGRTLPETIEEVENMKRSGKNKEKMIYIEVKKLDTPLN; encoded by the exons ATGCCGACGGTGGACGACATCCTAGAGCACATCGGAGAATTCAACTTTTTCCAGAAACAAACGTTCTTCCTCCTCTGTCTGCTCTCAGCCGCCTTCACCCCCATCTATGTGGGCATCGTCTTCCTGGGCTTCACCCCGGACCACCGCTGCCAGAGCCCGGGGGTGGCGGAGCTGAGCCGGCGATGCGGCTGGAGCCTGGTGGAAGAGCTCAACTACACGGTGCCGGGCCCGGGGCCCGAGGGCCAGTGCCTCCGCTACGAGGTGGACTGGAACCAGAGCGCCCTCGGCTGCCTGGACCCGCTAGCAGGCCTGGCCACCAACGGCAGCGCCCTACCCCTGGGCCCCTGCGCGCAGGGCTGGTTGTACGACACGTCCGGCTCCTCCATCGTGACCGAG TTTAACCTAGTGTGTGCCGACTCCTGGATGCTGGACCTGTTTCAGTCGGCGGTGAATGTAGGATTTTTTATCGGTTCTATGAGTATCGGCTACATAGCAGACAG GTTTGGCCGTAAGCTCTGCCTCTTGATTACAATCCTCATAAACGCTTCATCTGGAGTGCTCATGGCCATCTCCCCAAACTACACTTGGATGCTAATTTTTCGCTTGATTCAAGGACTGGTCAGCAAAGCAGGCTGGTTAATAGGCTACATCCTGA TTACAGAATTTGTTGGGCTGAGATACCGGAGGACAGTGGGGATTGTCTACCAAGTGGCCTTCACGGTTGGACTCCTTGTGCTTGCTGGGGTGGCCTATGCGCTTCCGCACTGGAGGTGGCTTCAGCTCACCGTGACTCTGCCCAACTTCTGCTTCTTGCTCTATTACTG GTGTGTACCTGAGTCTCCTCGGTGGCTGATCTCCCAGAACAAAAATGCAAAAGCCATGAAGATCATTAAGCATATtgcaaagaaaaatggaaaacccTTGCCCGGATCTCTTCAG AGCCTCAGACCCGATGAGGAAGTTGGCGAGAAGTTGAATCCTTCATTTCTTGACTTGGTCAGAACCCCTCAAATAAGGAAACACACCTTGATCTTGATGTACAACTG GTTCACGAGCTCTGTTCTCTACCAGGGCCTCATCATGCACATGGGCCTTGCAGGGAGCAACATCTACCTGGACTTCTTCTACTCTGCCCTGGTCGAGTTCCCTGCCGCCTTCCTCATCATCCTCACCATTGACCGCATAGGTCGCCGTTATCCATGGGCCATATCAAATATGGTGGCGGGGGCAGCCTGTCTAGCCTCGGTTTTCATCCCTGAGG ATCTACACTGGCTAAGAGTTACGGCTGCTTGCCTGGGTCGGATGGGGATCACAATGGCCTATGAGATGGTCTGCCTGGTCAACGCAGAACTGTACCCCACGTTCATCAG GAACCTCGGGGTCCTCGTCTGCTCCTCCATGTGTGACATCGGGGGCATCCTCACCCCCTTCCTGGTCTACAGGCTCACCGACATCTGGCACGAGCTCCCCCTGGTGGTTTTCG CTGTGGTTGGCCTGATTGCTGGAGGACTGGTGCTGTTGCTCCCAGAAACCAAAGGGAGGACTTTGCCTGAGACCATTGAGGAAGTTGAGAACATGAAGAG gtcaggaaaaaacaaagaaaagatgaTTTACATTGAAGTCAAGAAACTAGACACTCCACTAAATTAA
- the SLC22A2 gene encoding solute carrier family 22 member 2 isoform X2 gives MPTVDDILEHIGEFNFFQKQTFFLLCLLSAAFTPIYVGIVFLGFTPDHRCQSPGVAELSRRCGWSLVEELNYTVPGPGPEGQCLRYEVDWNQSALGCLDPLAGLATNGSALPLGPCAQGWLYDTSGSSIVTEFNLVCADSWMLDLFQSAVNVGFFIGSMSIGYIADRFGRKLCLLITILINASSGVLMAISPNYTWMLIFRLIQGLVSKAGWLIGYILITEFVGLRYRRTVGIVYQVAFTVGLLVLAGVAYALPHWRWLQLTVTLPNFCFLLYYWCVPESPRWLISQNKNAKAMKIIKHIAKKNGKPLPGSLQSLRPDEEVGEKLNPSFLDLVRTPQIRKHTLILMYNWFTSSVLYQGLIMHMGLAGSNIYLDFFYSALVEFPAAFLIILTIDRIGRRYPWAISNMVAGAACLASVFIPEDLHWLRVTAACLGRMGITMAYEMVCLVNAELYPTFIRNLGVLVCSSMCDIGGILTPFLVYRLTDIWHELPLVVFAVVGLIAGGLVLLLPETKGRTLPETIEEVENMKRAQFFICQWNKSSYSLNFCND, from the exons ATGCCGACGGTGGACGACATCCTAGAGCACATCGGAGAATTCAACTTTTTCCAGAAACAAACGTTCTTCCTCCTCTGTCTGCTCTCAGCCGCCTTCACCCCCATCTATGTGGGCATCGTCTTCCTGGGCTTCACCCCGGACCACCGCTGCCAGAGCCCGGGGGTGGCGGAGCTGAGCCGGCGATGCGGCTGGAGCCTGGTGGAAGAGCTCAACTACACGGTGCCGGGCCCGGGGCCCGAGGGCCAGTGCCTCCGCTACGAGGTGGACTGGAACCAGAGCGCCCTCGGCTGCCTGGACCCGCTAGCAGGCCTGGCCACCAACGGCAGCGCCCTACCCCTGGGCCCCTGCGCGCAGGGCTGGTTGTACGACACGTCCGGCTCCTCCATCGTGACCGAG TTTAACCTAGTGTGTGCCGACTCCTGGATGCTGGACCTGTTTCAGTCGGCGGTGAATGTAGGATTTTTTATCGGTTCTATGAGTATCGGCTACATAGCAGACAG GTTTGGCCGTAAGCTCTGCCTCTTGATTACAATCCTCATAAACGCTTCATCTGGAGTGCTCATGGCCATCTCCCCAAACTACACTTGGATGCTAATTTTTCGCTTGATTCAAGGACTGGTCAGCAAAGCAGGCTGGTTAATAGGCTACATCCTGA TTACAGAATTTGTTGGGCTGAGATACCGGAGGACAGTGGGGATTGTCTACCAAGTGGCCTTCACGGTTGGACTCCTTGTGCTTGCTGGGGTGGCCTATGCGCTTCCGCACTGGAGGTGGCTTCAGCTCACCGTGACTCTGCCCAACTTCTGCTTCTTGCTCTATTACTG GTGTGTACCTGAGTCTCCTCGGTGGCTGATCTCCCAGAACAAAAATGCAAAAGCCATGAAGATCATTAAGCATATtgcaaagaaaaatggaaaacccTTGCCCGGATCTCTTCAG AGCCTCAGACCCGATGAGGAAGTTGGCGAGAAGTTGAATCCTTCATTTCTTGACTTGGTCAGAACCCCTCAAATAAGGAAACACACCTTGATCTTGATGTACAACTG GTTCACGAGCTCTGTTCTCTACCAGGGCCTCATCATGCACATGGGCCTTGCAGGGAGCAACATCTACCTGGACTTCTTCTACTCTGCCCTGGTCGAGTTCCCTGCCGCCTTCCTCATCATCCTCACCATTGACCGCATAGGTCGCCGTTATCCATGGGCCATATCAAATATGGTGGCGGGGGCAGCCTGTCTAGCCTCGGTTTTCATCCCTGAGG ATCTACACTGGCTAAGAGTTACGGCTGCTTGCCTGGGTCGGATGGGGATCACAATGGCCTATGAGATGGTCTGCCTGGTCAACGCAGAACTGTACCCCACGTTCATCAG GAACCTCGGGGTCCTCGTCTGCTCCTCCATGTGTGACATCGGGGGCATCCTCACCCCCTTCCTGGTCTACAGGCTCACCGACATCTGGCACGAGCTCCCCCTGGTGGTTTTCG CTGTGGTTGGCCTGATTGCTGGAGGACTGGTGCTGTTGCTCCCAGAAACCAAAGGGAGGACTTTGCCTGAGACCATTGAGGAAGTTGAGAACATGAAGAG GGCTCAAtttttcatctgtcaatggaacAAGAGTTCCTATTCATTGAATTTTTGTAATGAttaa